Proteins encoded in a region of the Paucibacter sediminis genome:
- a CDS encoding anthranilate synthase component II — MLLMIDNYDSFTFNLVQYFGELGAEVRVVRNDEITVEEIGALQPDQLVFSPGPCSPAEAGICVEAIRAFQGKLPILGVCLGHQSMGAALGGKIVRAKTQMHGKASTITTDQQGVFKGLPREFSVIRYHSLVIEEASLPAVLDITARSEDGEIMGVRHRELAGTATPMEGVQFHPESILSEHGHAMLKNFLQGAL, encoded by the coding sequence ATGCTCTTGATGATCGACAACTACGACAGCTTCACCTTCAACCTGGTGCAGTACTTCGGCGAGCTGGGTGCCGAGGTGCGCGTGGTGCGCAACGATGAGATCACGGTGGAGGAGATCGGTGCGCTGCAGCCGGACCAGCTGGTGTTTTCGCCCGGCCCCTGCTCGCCCGCCGAGGCCGGCATCTGTGTGGAGGCGATCCGCGCCTTCCAGGGCAAGCTGCCCATCCTGGGCGTGTGCCTGGGCCATCAAAGCATGGGCGCGGCGCTGGGCGGCAAGATCGTGCGCGCCAAGACCCAGATGCATGGCAAGGCCAGCACCATCACCACCGACCAGCAGGGCGTGTTCAAGGGCCTGCCGCGCGAGTTCAGCGTCATCCGCTACCACTCGCTGGTGATCGAGGAGGCCAGCCTGCCGGCGGTGCTGGACATCACCGCGCGCAGCGAGGACGGCGAGATCATGGGCGTGCGCCACCGCGAGCTGGCCGGCACGGCCACGCCGATGGAGGGGGTGCAGTTCCATCCCGAGTCCATCCTCAGCGAGCATGGCCATGCGATGTTGAAGAACTTCCTGCAGGGGGCGCTATGA
- the ltaE gene encoding low-specificity L-threonine aldolase, with protein MTVVDLRSDTVTQPTAAMRAAMLAAPLGDDVFGDDPSVNALQSALAERLGFEAALFMPTGTQSNLCALMSHCQRGDEYLVGQFAHTYRWEGGGAAVLGSIQPQPLPHQADGSLALADIEANIKPDDAHFARTRLLTLENTIGGKVLPLAYLSAASHLALGKGLSRHLDGARLFNAAVALGGDPYQAARQICSHFDSVSVCFSKGLGAPVGSVLCGSRDFIARAHRWRKMAGGGMRQAGVLGAAAQHALDHHVARLADDHALAQRLAAGLQGLPGVTVEAPQTNIVFVDVAGPSQERAAGVIPHLKSRGVLATGLYRLRFVTHLDVDAAGVDRAIAAMRDYFGA; from the coding sequence ATGACCGTGGTTGATCTGCGCAGCGATACCGTCACCCAGCCGACGGCCGCGATGCGCGCCGCCATGCTGGCGGCGCCGCTGGGCGACGATGTGTTCGGCGACGACCCCAGCGTCAACGCCCTGCAGAGCGCCCTGGCCGAGCGCCTGGGTTTCGAGGCCGCGCTCTTCATGCCCACCGGCACGCAGAGCAATCTCTGTGCGCTGATGAGCCATTGCCAGCGCGGCGACGAGTACCTGGTGGGCCAGTTCGCCCATACCTATCGCTGGGAGGGTGGCGGCGCGGCGGTGCTGGGCTCGATCCAGCCGCAACCGCTGCCGCACCAGGCCGATGGCTCGCTCGCCCTGGCCGACATCGAGGCCAATATCAAGCCGGACGACGCCCATTTCGCGCGCACAAGGCTCTTGACGCTGGAGAACACCATCGGCGGCAAGGTGCTGCCGCTGGCCTATCTCTCGGCGGCCTCGCATTTGGCGCTGGGCAAGGGCTTGTCGCGACATCTGGACGGCGCGCGCCTGTTCAATGCCGCCGTGGCCTTGGGTGGGGACCCCTACCAGGCGGCGCGCCAGATCTGCAGCCATTTCGACAGCGTCTCGGTGTGCTTCTCCAAGGGCCTGGGTGCCCCGGTGGGCTCGGTGCTGTGCGGCAGCCGCGACTTCATTGCGCGCGCGCACCGCTGGCGCAAGATGGCCGGTGGCGGCATGCGCCAGGCCGGCGTGCTGGGCGCGGCGGCCCAGCATGCGCTGGACCATCATGTGGCGCGCCTGGCCGATGACCATGCGCTGGCGCAGCGCCTGGCCGCCGGCCTGCAGGGCCTGCCCGGCGTGACGGTGGAGGCCCCGCAGACCAATATCGTGTTCGTGGATGTGGCGGGCCCGTCGCAAGAACGGGCGGCCGGCGTGATTCCGCACCTGAAGTCGCGCGGCGTGCTGGCCACCGGCCTGTATCGCCTGCGTTTCGTGACCCATCTGGATGTGGATGCGGCCGGCGTGGACCGTGCCATCGCCGCCATGCGTGACTATTTCGGAGCCTGA
- the trpD gene encoding anthranilate phosphoribosyltransferase, which produces MPITDNEALTRVIEHREIFHDEMLTLMRRIMSGEMSPVMSAALLIGLRVKKETIGEITAAAQVMRELSNKVPVPPSPHLVDVVGTGGDGAHTFNISTCSMFVAAAAGAQIAKHGNRSVSSKTGSADVLEALGANIMLTPAQVAESVLQTGIGFMFAPNHHPAMKNIAPVRRELGVRTIFNILGPLTNPADAKNILMGVFHPDLVGIQVRVMQRLGAEHAVVVYGKDGMDEISLGAATLVGELKNGEVREYEIHPEDFGLAMVSNRSLKVAGPEESRVMLLGALADEPGAARDIVLLNAGATLYAANVVGSIGDGIAKARQAISSGAARAKLDQFVATTQALGKKA; this is translated from the coding sequence ATGCCGATCACCGACAACGAAGCCCTGACCCGCGTCATCGAGCACCGCGAGATCTTCCACGACGAGATGCTCACTCTGATGCGCCGCATCATGAGCGGCGAGATGTCGCCGGTGATGTCGGCGGCGCTGCTGATCGGCCTGCGCGTCAAGAAGGAGACCATCGGCGAGATCACTGCGGCGGCCCAGGTGATGCGCGAGCTCTCCAACAAGGTGCCCGTGCCGCCCTCGCCGCATCTGGTGGACGTGGTGGGCACCGGCGGCGATGGCGCCCATACCTTCAACATCTCCACCTGCTCGATGTTCGTGGCCGCGGCCGCTGGCGCGCAGATCGCCAAGCATGGCAACCGCAGCGTTTCCAGCAAGACCGGCAGCGCCGATGTGCTGGAAGCCCTGGGCGCCAACATCATGCTGACGCCGGCCCAGGTGGCCGAGAGCGTGCTGCAGACCGGCATCGGCTTCATGTTCGCGCCCAACCACCATCCGGCCATGAAGAACATCGCGCCGGTGCGGCGCGAGCTGGGCGTGCGCACCATCTTCAACATCCTGGGCCCGCTCACCAACCCGGCCGATGCCAAGAACATCCTGATGGGCGTGTTCCACCCGGATCTGGTGGGCATCCAGGTGCGCGTGATGCAGCGTCTGGGTGCCGAGCATGCGGTGGTGGTCTATGGCAAGGATGGCATGGACGAGATCTCGCTGGGCGCCGCCACCCTGGTGGGCGAGCTGAAGAACGGCGAGGTGCGCGAGTACGAGATCCACCCGGAGGACTTCGGTCTGGCCATGGTCAGCAACCGCAGCCTCAAGGTGGCCGGCCCGGAAGAGTCGCGCGTGATGCTGCTGGGCGCGCTGGCCGACGAGCCCGGCGCTGCGCGCGACATCGTGCTGCTGAACGCCGGCGCCACGCTCTATGCCGCCAACGTGGTGGGCAGCATTGGCGACGGCATCGCCAAGGCACGCCAGGCCATCAGCAGCGGCGCCGCGCGCGCCAAGCTCGACCAGTTCGTGGCCACCACCCAGGCCCTGGGGAAGAAGGCCTGA
- a CDS encoding chalcone isomerase family protein, whose translation MRRVILASMAAAAMAMALPLTALAQNVEVAGVKYEPTAEVGGAKLQLNGAGIRYKAFFKVYTAGLYLAAKATSPEAVLGATGAKRLHIQMLREIDGNELGKLFTKGMEDNSTREEFSKAINGVLRVAEIFSSKKRMSTGEHFSVDWVPGTGTVVYVNGKVQGEPIKEAEFYNVLLKIWLGKSPADEQLKDALLGIKRERSGRG comes from the coding sequence ATGCGACGAGTAATCCTGGCCTCCATGGCCGCGGCTGCGATGGCCATGGCCCTGCCCCTGACCGCGCTGGCGCAAAACGTCGAGGTGGCCGGGGTCAAGTACGAGCCCACGGCCGAGGTCGGCGGCGCCAAGCTGCAGCTCAATGGCGCGGGCATCCGCTACAAGGCCTTCTTCAAGGTCTATACCGCCGGCCTCTATCTGGCGGCCAAGGCCACGTCGCCCGAGGCCGTGCTGGGCGCGACGGGCGCCAAACGCCTTCATATCCAGATGCTGCGCGAGATCGACGGCAACGAACTCGGCAAGCTCTTCACCAAGGGCATGGAAGACAACTCCACACGCGAGGAGTTCTCCAAGGCCATCAACGGCGTGCTGCGCGTGGCCGAAATCTTCTCCAGTAAGAAGCGCATGAGCACCGGCGAGCATTTCAGCGTCGACTGGGTGCCTGGCACCGGCACGGTGGTCTATGTGAACGGCAAGGTGCAGGGCGAGCCCATCAAGGAAGCCGAGTTCTACAACGTGCTGCTGAAGATCTGGCTCGGCAAGTCGCCCGCCGACGAGCAGCTCAAGGATGCCCTGCTGGGTATCAAGCGCGAGCGTTCGGGTCGCGGCTGA
- a CDS encoding excisionase family DNA-binding protein: MPRTAPQPDSTSALALPASYSTAEVANRLRVSIPTVQRWVDQGRLKAWKTPGGHRRLDADSVEHFIAAAGGAEAALPKGLAGQPAKVLLVEDNPSDRLLLGTLVEQLWPAARLIVCENGFQGLMALGREAPDVVLSDIVMPEMDGIEMLRQISQLAGPAPRLLVAISSLSGAQIAQLGGLPPRVLRVSKPLEPELAMAAVGSAWQQAC; the protein is encoded by the coding sequence ATGCCGCGCACCGCCCCCCAACCCGATTCCACCAGCGCCTTGGCGCTGCCCGCGTCTTATTCGACCGCCGAGGTGGCGAATCGGCTCAGGGTCTCCATCCCTACCGTGCAGCGCTGGGTGGATCAAGGGCGGCTGAAGGCCTGGAAGACGCCTGGAGGACATCGTCGACTGGACGCGGACAGCGTCGAGCATTTCATTGCCGCTGCTGGCGGTGCCGAAGCGGCCTTGCCCAAGGGCCTGGCCGGGCAGCCGGCCAAGGTTCTGCTGGTGGAGGACAACCCGAGTGACCGCCTGCTGCTTGGCACTTTGGTCGAGCAGCTGTGGCCCGCCGCCCGGCTGATCGTCTGCGAAAACGGATTTCAGGGCCTGATGGCGCTGGGGCGGGAAGCTCCCGACGTGGTGCTCAGCGATATCGTGATGCCGGAGATGGACGGCATCGAGATGCTGCGCCAGATCAGCCAGTTAGCCGGACCTGCGCCGCGGCTGCTGGTGGCGATCTCGAGTCTGAGCGGCGCGCAGATTGCGCAGCTGGGTGGCCTGCCACCGAGGGTGTTGCGCGTGAGCAAACCGCTTGAGCCGGAGCTGGCGATGGCGGCGGTGGGCTCGGCGTGGCAGCAGGCCTGCTGA
- the gph gene encoding phosphoglycolate phosphatase (PGP is an essential enzyme in the glycolate salvage pathway in higher organisms (photorespiration in plants). Phosphoglycolate results from the oxidase activity of RubisCO in the Calvin cycle when concentrations of carbon dioxide are low relative to oxygen. This enzyme is a member of the Haloacid Dehalogenase (HAD) superfamily of aspartate-nucleophile hydrolase enzymes (PF00702).), whose protein sequence is MQMHHPTPQAFIVDLDGTLVDTLGDFVAVLQRVLAELELPLVGREFVEHTVGQGSEHLIRSTLAEVGGAPSLYDPAWQLYQRFYRDINGQHAEVFPGVRAGLDALKALGLPMACLTNKPAAFARELLARKQLAGYFKLVFGGDDFERKKPDPLPLLKTCEALGTAPAHTWMVGDSSNDARAARAAGCPVVLLSHGYNHGQPIHAVDADAVFDSLEEFPRWLDAKVSRDPNARA, encoded by the coding sequence ATGCAGATGCACCATCCCACCCCCCAAGCCTTCATCGTCGATCTCGACGGCACCCTGGTCGATACCCTGGGTGACTTTGTGGCCGTGCTGCAGCGCGTGCTGGCGGAACTGGAGCTGCCCCTGGTGGGGCGCGAATTCGTCGAGCACACGGTGGGGCAGGGCAGTGAGCATCTGATCCGCAGCACCCTGGCCGAGGTGGGCGGCGCGCCCAGCCTCTACGACCCGGCGTGGCAGCTCTACCAGCGCTTTTACCGCGACATCAACGGCCAGCATGCCGAGGTCTTCCCGGGCGTGCGCGCGGGCCTGGACGCGCTCAAGGCCCTGGGCCTGCCGATGGCCTGCCTGACCAACAAGCCGGCCGCCTTCGCGCGCGAGCTGCTGGCGCGCAAGCAGCTCGCCGGCTATTTCAAGCTGGTGTTCGGTGGCGACGATTTCGAGCGCAAGAAGCCCGACCCCCTGCCCCTGCTGAAGACCTGCGAGGCCCTGGGCACCGCGCCGGCGCATACCTGGATGGTGGGCGACTCCAGCAACGATGCGCGCGCCGCGCGTGCCGCCGGTTGCCCGGTGGTGCTGCTGAGCCATGGCTACAACCATGGCCAGCCCATCCACGCAGTGGATGCCGATGCGGTGTTCGACTCGCTGGAGGAATTTCCGCGCTGGCTGGATGCGAAAGTCAGCCGCGACCCGAACGCTCGCGCTTGA
- a CDS encoding BadF/BadG/BcrA/BcrD ATPase family protein yields MNRPNSPAARPGLSPATAPLNQVRYLVGVDGGGTGTRVRLSERSGRILGQGESGPSALGQGVEQAWRHVQEALALAAVQAGLAPLDLSQVAIGLGLSGANLIEAVAEFHAQQPGYALVALDNDGFTSVLGAHGGRPGGVIAAGTGAVGEALRADGSRVCISGWGWISGDEGSGAWLGLKAMRHAQQALDGRAVPGALARAVWAVAGQERHTILAWCAKAGQHGYATLAPLVFEAAPDDGVARAFLAEAVAELESLARALDPSEQLPLALSGSIALRLREKFSGNMRARCVEPQGDSADGALLLVRSALNSEPGV; encoded by the coding sequence ATGAATCGCCCCAACTCCCCGGCCGCACGGCCCGGCCTTTCCCCCGCCACGGCGCCCCTGAACCAGGTGCGCTATCTGGTCGGCGTGGATGGCGGCGGTACCGGCACGCGGGTGCGTTTGAGCGAGCGCTCGGGCCGTATTCTGGGGCAAGGCGAGTCCGGCCCCTCGGCGCTGGGGCAGGGGGTCGAGCAGGCCTGGCGCCATGTGCAGGAGGCGCTGGCCTTGGCGGCCGTGCAGGCCGGGCTGGCGCCGCTGGATCTGAGCCAGGTGGCGATCGGCCTGGGCCTCTCGGGAGCCAATCTGATCGAGGCGGTGGCCGAGTTCCACGCCCAGCAGCCCGGCTATGCCCTGGTGGCGCTGGACAACGATGGCTTCACCTCGGTGCTGGGTGCGCATGGTGGCCGGCCGGGCGGCGTGATCGCGGCCGGCACCGGCGCGGTGGGCGAGGCCTTGCGCGCCGACGGTTCGCGCGTGTGCATCAGTGGCTGGGGCTGGATCAGCGGCGACGAGGGCAGTGGTGCCTGGCTGGGGCTGAAGGCGATGCGCCACGCCCAGCAGGCGCTGGACGGCCGCGCCGTGCCCGGCGCACTGGCGCGCGCGGTATGGGCGGTGGCCGGCCAGGAGCGCCACACCATCCTGGCCTGGTGCGCCAAGGCCGGCCAGCATGGCTACGCCACGCTCGCGCCGCTGGTGTTCGAGGCCGCGCCCGACGATGGCGTGGCCCGGGCCTTCCTGGCCGAGGCCGTGGCCGAGCTGGAGAGCCTGGCGCGCGCGCTGGACCCGAGCGAGCAGCTACCCCTGGCCTTGAGCGGCAGCATCGCGCTGCGCTTGCGCGAAAAATTCTCAGGCAATATGCGTGCCCGTTGTGTCGAGCCGCAAGGCGACTCGGCCGATGGCGCACTGCTGCTGGTACGCAGTGCACTCAACTCAGAACCGGGTGTGTGA
- a CDS encoding GntR family transcriptional regulator: protein MSTKLPFQFKPDAEAASPLYMQLAHKLAQAIREGQYQADEALPSERVLSEALDLSRVTARKAIDRLVEQGLIIRKRGSGNYIAPKLEQPLSRLTSFSEELHQRGFQPSSRWLLRGFAMAAPDEQLSLGLVTGQRVARLERLRLADRVVMAYEVSVLPEAVLPDPEAVDSSLYEHLSQGAGAPARALQHIRAINADTKLAGLLEVPVGQAVLFITRVGYLESGQAVELTHSYCRSDYYDFVAEMRRDG, encoded by the coding sequence ATGTCGACCAAACTGCCGTTCCAATTCAAGCCTGACGCCGAAGCCGCCTCGCCGCTGTACATGCAGCTGGCCCACAAGCTGGCCCAGGCGATCCGCGAGGGCCAATACCAGGCCGACGAGGCCCTGCCCTCGGAGCGCGTGCTGTCCGAGGCGCTGGACCTCTCGCGCGTGACCGCCCGCAAGGCGATCGACCGCCTGGTGGAGCAGGGGCTCATCATCCGCAAGCGCGGCAGCGGCAACTACATCGCGCCCAAGCTGGAGCAGCCGCTCTCGCGCCTCACCAGCTTCTCGGAAGAGCTGCACCAGCGCGGCTTCCAGCCCAGCTCGCGCTGGCTGCTGCGTGGCTTTGCGATGGCCGCGCCCGACGAGCAGCTCTCGCTGGGCCTGGTGACGGGCCAGCGCGTGGCGCGCCTGGAGCGCCTGCGCCTGGCCGACCGGGTGGTAATGGCCTATGAGGTCAGCGTGCTGCCCGAGGCGGTGCTGCCCGACCCGGAGGCGGTGGACAGCTCGCTCTATGAGCATCTCTCGCAGGGTGCTGGTGCGCCGGCGCGCGCGCTGCAACATATTCGTGCCATCAATGCGGATACCAAGCTGGCCGGCCTGCTGGAAGTTCCAGTCGGCCAGGCGGTCTTGTTCATCACGCGGGTGGGCTATCTGGAGTCGGGTCAGGCGGTGGAGCTGACCCATTCGTATTGCCGCAGCGATTACTACGACTTCGTGGCGGAGATGAGGCGTGACGGATGA
- the trpE gene encoding anthranilate synthase component I, translating to MITELEFQSLAAQGYNRIPLISEAFADLETPLSLYLKLCAGAGNGRHSFLLESVVGGERFGRYSFIGLPARTVLKSSGLRTEVLRDGVVVETHEGNPLDFIEAYQQRFKVALRPGMPRFCGGLAGYFGYDAVRYIEPKLAKTAKPGGLDTPDVMLLQCEELAVIDNLSGRLYLIVYADPGQAESFHKAKKRLTELRDKLTYSVSAPQVKRGQAHPVQREFAKADYLDAVLKAKEYIAAGDMMQVQVGQRLSKRYTESPLSLYRALRSLNPSPYMYFYDMGEFQIVGASPEILVRQERTPVGQKVTIRPLAGTRPRGATPELDLALEAELKTDPKERAEHLMLIDLARNDIGRIAKTGSVKVTDAFVVERYSHVMHIVSNVEGELKDGMSSLDVFRATFPAGTLTGAPKIRAMEIIDELEPVKRGIYGGACGYLSFAGDMDLAIAIRTGIVQDQVLYVQAAAGVVADSVPELEWQETEAKARALLRAAELVEEGF from the coding sequence GTGATCACCGAACTTGAATTCCAGAGCCTGGCCGCCCAGGGCTACAACCGCATCCCCCTCATCAGCGAGGCTTTTGCGGATCTCGAAACCCCGCTATCCCTCTACCTGAAGCTGTGCGCCGGTGCCGGCAATGGCCGCCACAGCTTCCTGCTGGAATCGGTGGTGGGCGGCGAGCGCTTCGGGCGCTACTCCTTCATCGGCCTGCCGGCGCGCACCGTGCTCAAGAGCAGCGGCCTGCGCACCGAGGTGCTGCGCGATGGCGTGGTGGTGGAGACGCACGAAGGCAATCCGCTCGATTTCATCGAGGCCTACCAGCAGCGCTTCAAGGTGGCGCTGCGCCCCGGCATGCCGCGCTTCTGCGGCGGCCTGGCTGGCTACTTCGGCTACGACGCGGTGCGCTATATCGAGCCCAAGCTGGCCAAGACGGCGAAGCCGGGCGGCCTGGACACGCCGGACGTGATGCTGCTGCAATGCGAGGAACTGGCCGTCATCGACAATCTCTCGGGCCGGCTCTACCTGATCGTCTATGCCGACCCGGGCCAGGCCGAGTCCTTCCACAAGGCCAAGAAGCGCCTCACCGAGCTGCGCGACAAGCTCACCTACAGCGTCTCCGCCCCCCAGGTCAAGCGTGGCCAGGCCCATCCGGTGCAGCGCGAATTCGCCAAGGCCGACTACCTGGACGCGGTGCTCAAGGCCAAGGAATACATCGCCGCCGGCGACATGATGCAGGTGCAGGTGGGCCAGCGCCTGTCCAAGCGCTACACCGAATCGCCGCTGAGCCTGTACCGCGCGCTGCGCTCGCTCAACCCCAGCCCCTACATGTATTTCTACGACATGGGGGAGTTCCAGATCGTCGGCGCCTCGCCCGAGATTCTGGTGCGCCAGGAGCGCACGCCGGTGGGCCAGAAGGTCACCATCCGGCCGCTGGCCGGCACGCGCCCGCGCGGCGCCACCCCCGAGCTGGACCTGGCCCTGGAAGCCGAGCTCAAGACCGACCCCAAGGAGCGTGCCGAGCACCTGATGCTGATCGACCTGGCGCGCAACGACATCGGCCGCATCGCCAAGACCGGCTCGGTCAAGGTCACCGACGCCTTCGTGGTGGAGCGCTACTCGCATGTGATGCACATCGTCAGCAATGTCGAGGGCGAGCTGAAGGACGGCATGAGCAGCCTGGACGTGTTCCGCGCCACCTTCCCGGCCGGCACGCTCACCGGCGCGCCCAAGATCCGCGCGATGGAAATCATCGACGAGCTCGAGCCGGTGAAGCGCGGCATCTATGGCGGCGCCTGCGGCTACCTCAGCTTTGCCGGCGACATGGACCTGGCCATCGCGATCCGCACCGGCATCGTGCAGGACCAGGTGCTCTATGTGCAGGCCGCGGCCGGCGTGGTGGCCGACTCCGTGCCCGAGCTGGAATGGCAGGAAACCGAGGCCAAGGCGCGCGCGCTGCTGCGTGCCGCCGAACTCGTTGAGGAGGGCTTCTAA
- a CDS encoding uracil-DNA glycosylase: MASLTDALRGATLDAGWQAPLDAWLASPAGRDVLAHLQAREAAGATIYPPDPLRALRLTPLAQVRVVILGQDPYHGPGQAEGLAFSVPDGNKLPPSLRNIFKELQRDLGQPPPMSAHLGPWAAQGVLLLNTCLTVEDGAPASHAKIGKAGGWEALTDALIRAAAADPAPKVFMLWGAHAQAKAPLIAAAGPAQLVLTANHPSPLSATRPPAPFIGCGHFSEAAAWLAARGRHIAW; this comes from the coding sequence ATGGCTTCGCTGACCGACGCGCTGCGCGGCGCCACGCTGGATGCCGGCTGGCAGGCGCCGCTGGACGCCTGGCTGGCGAGCCCCGCCGGCCGCGATGTGCTGGCGCATCTGCAGGCCCGTGAGGCGGCCGGCGCCACCATCTACCCGCCCGATCCGCTGCGCGCGCTGCGCCTTACGCCGCTCGCCCAGGTGCGCGTCGTGATCCTCGGCCAGGACCCTTATCACGGCCCGGGTCAGGCCGAGGGCCTGGCCTTCTCGGTGCCCGATGGCAACAAGCTGCCGCCCAGCCTGCGCAATATCTTCAAGGAGCTGCAGCGCGATCTGGGGCAGCCTCCGCCCATGAGCGCCCACCTCGGGCCCTGGGCCGCGCAGGGCGTGCTCTTGCTCAACACCTGCCTGACGGTGGAAGACGGCGCGCCCGCCAGCCACGCCAAGATCGGCAAGGCAGGCGGCTGGGAGGCGCTGACCGACGCGCTGATACGCGCCGCGGCCGCCGACCCCGCGCCCAAGGTCTTCATGCTCTGGGGCGCCCATGCCCAGGCCAAGGCGCCCTTGATCGCCGCGGCCGGCCCGGCGCAGCTGGTCCTCACGGCCAACCATCCCTCGCCGCTGTCGGCCACCCGGCCCCCAGCGCCCTTTATCGGCTGCGGGCATTTTTCCGAGGCGGCGGCCTGGCTGGCGGCGCGGGGCCGGCACATCGCCTGGTAG
- the trpC gene encoding indole-3-glycerol phosphate synthase TrpC, whose protein sequence is MSDILNKINAVKHEEVAAAKARRSLASLREEAEALHDTRGFEAALRAKIAAGQSAVIAEIKKASPSKGVLRADFRPAEIALSYAKHGAACLSVLTDERFFQGSVAYLQQARAACALPVLRKDFLVDEYQVYEARAMGADAILLIAASLDDALMADLEACALGLGLDVLVEVHDGAELERALRLKTPLLGINNRNLRSFEVTLQTTLGLLDRVPAERLLVTESGILGRADVQTMRAARVNAFLVGEAFMRAPDPGAALAELFAA, encoded by the coding sequence ATGTCGGACATCCTGAACAAGATCAACGCCGTCAAGCATGAGGAAGTGGCCGCCGCCAAGGCGCGCCGCTCGCTCGCCAGCCTGCGCGAGGAGGCCGAGGCGCTGCATGACACCCGTGGCTTTGAAGCCGCGTTGCGCGCCAAGATCGCCGCCGGCCAGAGCGCCGTGATCGCCGAGATTAAAAAAGCCAGCCCCAGCAAGGGCGTGCTGCGCGCGGATTTCCGCCCGGCCGAGATTGCGCTGAGCTATGCGAAACATGGCGCGGCCTGCCTGAGCGTGCTGACGGATGAGCGCTTTTTCCAGGGCTCGGTGGCCTATCTGCAGCAGGCGCGCGCCGCCTGTGCGCTGCCGGTGCTGCGCAAGGATTTCCTGGTGGACGAGTACCAGGTCTACGAGGCGCGCGCCATGGGCGCCGATGCCATCCTGCTGATCGCCGCCAGCCTGGACGACGCCTTGATGGCCGATCTGGAGGCCTGCGCCCTGGGCCTGGGCCTGGACGTGCTGGTGGAGGTGCACGACGGCGCCGAGCTGGAGCGCGCCCTGCGCCTGAAGACGCCGCTGCTGGGTATCAACAACCGCAATCTGCGCAGCTTCGAGGTGACGCTGCAGACCACGCTGGGCCTGCTGGACCGCGTGCCCGCGGAGCGGCTGCTGGTGACCGAATCCGGCATCCTGGGCCGCGCCGATGTGCAGACCATGCGGGCCGCCCGGGTCAACGCCTTCCTGGTGGGCGAGGCCTTCATGCGCGCGCCCGATCCGGGCGCGGCGCTGGCCGAACTGTTCGCGGCCTGA